From Mercenaria mercenaria strain notata chromosome 17, MADL_Memer_1, whole genome shotgun sequence, the proteins below share one genomic window:
- the LOC123536338 gene encoding C-type lectin domain family 4 member F-like isoform X2, translated as MTFVTPTLILLLMTCAWNVEVNALLKRRLNTLETRVNSIEMRVNTDNELTRSTLTAMRQDVQAINTSIIILEDQACVCSNVRDENDGTIKQNLGQSVVVSQQSKTLINKGFVDEKKWVRKKVKIIEKEMHKVINQVGNNNDMIAETVTRMQDKENDLDRKLNEAISEVMTNCSSEIINQVGINNDMTAETVTRMHVLVDKLDRKLDETIFDVMTKYRAEIRKRDEKIDVQQVEINDLKQMVDKMKEVLENLPCTDGWTKFQSFCYLYINENKTYVSARETCLKLGASVADIQSLSENEFVYKLCGNNGHTWNQNWNEGNVWIGLSDGETEGVWISDRTREKSTYM; from the coding sequence ATGACTTTTGTGACACCGACTTTGATTTTACTGTTGATGACGTGTGCCTGGAATGTGGAGGTAAATGCGCTTTTGAAGCGGAGACTCAACACACTTGAGACCAGAGTGAACAGTATAGAAATGCGTGTTAATACCGACAATGAACTGACAAGAAGTACCTTAACTGCCATGAGACAAGATGTCCAAGCCATAAATACCTCTATTATCATTCTTGAAGATCAGGCCTGCGTGTGTTCAAATGTGAGAGATGAAAATGATGGAACAATAAAGCAGAATCTGGGACAGTCTGTTGTTGTTTCCCAACAGAGCAAAACTCTAATCAACAAAGGATTTGTAGATGAGAAGAAATGGGTGAGAAAAAAAGTAAAGAtcattgaaaaagaaatgcataAAGTCATCAATCAGGTTGGAAATAATAACGATATGATTGCGGAAACAGTCACAAGAATGCAGGACAAGGAAAATGACCTAGACAGAAAACTGAATGAGGCCATTTCAGAGGTAATGACAAATTGCAGTTCTGAAATCATAAATCAGGTAGGAATAAATAACGATATGACTGCGGAAACAGTCACAAGAATGCATGTCTTGGTTGATAAACTAGACAGGAAATTGGATGAAACCATTTTTGatgtaatgacaaaatacagaGCTGAAATCAGAAAGAGAGATGAGAAAATTGACGTGCAACAGGTTGAAATAAACGATCTGAAACAGATggtagataaaatgaaagaagtgTTAGAGAATCTACCCTGTACTGATGGCTGGacaaaatttcaatcattttgttacttatatattaatgaaaataagaCCTACGTCTCAGCACGCGAAACATGCCTTAAATTGGGGGCGAGTGTAGCGGATATTCAAAGTTTGTCCGAAAACGAATTTGTTTACAAGTTATGTGGAAACAACGGACATACATGGAATCAAAATTGGAATGAAGGAAACGTGTGGATAGGACTCAGCGATGGAGAAACGGAAGGTGTATGGATATCTGATAGAACTAGAGAAAAGAGTACATACATGTAG
- the LOC123537480 gene encoding low affinity immunoglobulin epsilon Fc receptor-like codes for MTSKSQTLVLMLMTCAWNVEVNAFLKRRLNTLETRVNSIEMRINTDNELTRSTLTSMRQDVEALNTSIVILEDQACVCSNEREENDKQIKKNLGQSVVVSHQRETLIKKGFMDEKKWLRKKVKVIENEMRKVANQVESNDDIIAETVTRMQVKENDLDRKLTEVISEVMAKCSAEIRKKDEKMDRQQAEIDDLKQMINEMKEVPDNLPCPDGWTKFQSFCYLYVEEKMNYVSARETCLKLGASVADIQSSPENEFVYKLCENNGHTWTRSSLKRNVWLGLTDEETEGVWISDRTREKSTYMNWNPGEPDDSPYQNCLTMGFEAPFDQWNDIYCESTIGLQAQFVCKKEI; via the exons ATGACTTCTAAGTCACAGACTTTGGTATTAATGTTGATGACGTGTGCCTGGAATGTGGAGGTAAATGCGTTTTTGAAGCGGAGACTCAACACACTTGAGACGAGAGTGAACAGTATAGAAATGCGTATTAATACTGACAATGAACTGACAAGATCTACCTTAACATCCATGAGACAAGATGTCGAAGCCTTAAATACTTCCATCGTCATTCTTGAAGATCAGGCGTGTGTGTGTTCAAATGAGAGAGaagaaaatgataaacaaataaaGAAGAATCTGGGACAATCTGTTGTTGTTTCCCACCAGAGGGAAACATTAATCAAAAAAGGATTCATGGATGAAAAGAAATGGCTGAGAAAAAAGGTAAAAGTCATTGAAAATGAAATGCGTAAAGTTGCAAATCAGGTAGAAAGTAATGACGATATAATTGCGGAAACAGTCACAAGAATGCAAGTCAAGGAAAATGACCTAGACAGAAAATTAACTGAGGTCATTTCAGAGGTAATGGCAAAGTGCAGTGCTGAAATCAGAAAGAAAGACGAGAAAATGGATAGGCAACAGGCTGAAATAGACGATTTAAAACAGatgataaatgaaatgaaagaagtGCCAGATAATCTACCATGTCCTGATGGCTGGACAAAGTTTCaatcattttgttacttatatgTTGAGGAAAAAATGAACTACGTCTCAGCACGCGAAACATGCCTCAAACTTGGGGCGAGTGTAGCGGACATTCAGAGTTCGCCCGAAAACGAGTTTGTTTACAAGTTATGTGAAAATAATGGACATACATGGACACGATCATCATTGAAACGAAACGTGTGGTTAGGACTCACGGATGAAGAAACGGAAGGTGTATGGATATCTGATAGGACCAGAGAAAAGAGTACATACAT GAACTGGAACCCTGGTGAACCGGATGATTCTCCTTACCAAAACTGCCTGACGATGGGATTTGAAGCACCGTTTGATCAATGGAATGACATTTATTGCGAAAGTACTATTGGTCTACAAGCTCAGTTCGTTTGCAAGAAGGAAATATGA
- the LOC123536338 gene encoding C-type lectin domain family 4 member F-like isoform X1 produces MTFVTPTLILLLMTCAWNVEVNALLKRRLNTLETRVNSIEMRVNTDNELTRSTLTAMRQDVQAINTSIIILEDQACVCSNVRDENDGTIKQNLGQSVVVSQQSKTLINKGFVDEKKWVRKKVKIIEKEMHKVINQVGNNNDMIAETVTRMQDKENDLDRKLNEAISEVMTNCSSEIINQVGINNDMTAETVTRMHVLVDKLDRKLDETIFDVMTKYRAEIRKRDEKIDVQQVEINDLKQMVDKMKEVLENLPCTDGWTKFQSFCYLYINENKTYVSARETCLKLGASVADIQSLSENEFVYKLCGNNGHTWNQNWNEGNVWIGLSDGETEGVWISDRTREKSTYMNWRPGEPGGSSHQNCLIMGYVAPFDQWNDWPCDNTDVQAQFVCKKEV; encoded by the exons ATGACTTTTGTGACACCGACTTTGATTTTACTGTTGATGACGTGTGCCTGGAATGTGGAGGTAAATGCGCTTTTGAAGCGGAGACTCAACACACTTGAGACCAGAGTGAACAGTATAGAAATGCGTGTTAATACCGACAATGAACTGACAAGAAGTACCTTAACTGCCATGAGACAAGATGTCCAAGCCATAAATACCTCTATTATCATTCTTGAAGATCAGGCCTGCGTGTGTTCAAATGTGAGAGATGAAAATGATGGAACAATAAAGCAGAATCTGGGACAGTCTGTTGTTGTTTCCCAACAGAGCAAAACTCTAATCAACAAAGGATTTGTAGATGAGAAGAAATGGGTGAGAAAAAAAGTAAAGAtcattgaaaaagaaatgcataAAGTCATCAATCAGGTTGGAAATAATAACGATATGATTGCGGAAACAGTCACAAGAATGCAGGACAAGGAAAATGACCTAGACAGAAAACTGAATGAGGCCATTTCAGAGGTAATGACAAATTGCAGTTCTGAAATCATAAATCAGGTAGGAATAAATAACGATATGACTGCGGAAACAGTCACAAGAATGCATGTCTTGGTTGATAAACTAGACAGGAAATTGGATGAAACCATTTTTGatgtaatgacaaaatacagaGCTGAAATCAGAAAGAGAGATGAGAAAATTGACGTGCAACAGGTTGAAATAAACGATCTGAAACAGATggtagataaaatgaaagaagtgTTAGAGAATCTACCCTGTACTGATGGCTGGacaaaatttcaatcattttgttacttatatattaatgaaaataagaCCTACGTCTCAGCACGCGAAACATGCCTTAAATTGGGGGCGAGTGTAGCGGATATTCAAAGTTTGTCCGAAAACGAATTTGTTTACAAGTTATGTGGAAACAACGGACATACATGGAATCAAAATTGGAATGAAGGAAACGTGTGGATAGGACTCAGCGATGGAGAAACGGAAGGTGTATGGATATCTGATAGAACTAGAGAAAAGAGTACATACAT GAACTGGCGACCTGGTGAACCTGGGGGTTCTTCTCACCAAAACTGCCTGATAATGGGATATGTAGCACCGTTTGACCAATGGAATGACTGGCCATGCGACAATACTGATGTACAAGCTCAGTTCGTTTGCAAGAAGGAAGTATAA